CAGAGCAAGTTCTCCTTTGCAGCTACATTCCAACTTGAAGGTTTCACCTCCTTCACATAAATCAACCAGACAAATCCTACACACAGCCTCTTCTTCAGGTATATCTTCTCCGTCATCATCATCCGCGTCATTAATTTCTGGACCGATTTAAAGCAAGTTAAAAGTCCAGACTACAGAGTCCTATTAAGGATTTAACATGCAAAGTTCTACTATTTTTTCACGAGTGCAAATGATGATATACCGGAATTCTTTGTTGGGGATGTGGATGACAATGCATTTCCTTCCTTTACTCGAGGGGTGGTAGGAACAATACGGTAAAATGAATCCATCCTCcttatgcctttatctttgttattGACAGGCACTGAAAGCGAGCGAGCTATCTTACGCTGCGGCTCTCCTTTCTGCAAAAGAAGGTAACAGATTAAAAGGGTGCCAGAGGAAACACTATATAAAgagaacttaaaaaatattgctCTCAAATAATGTTCAATGTAAGTAGCAGGTAATGCATAAATCattatgttcttattattactTACAGAAGATCAAAGACACCTTACAATTATCAAAACATTTTGAACTTATATCATTGTGATGGTTGAAATCTTACATTTAGAGGACCACCAACACTTCCACCATGAGCAGATTCTGGATTTGAATGTCCCATTTCTCCTAGTGGTAATGATGATGTTCTTTTAATCCTAGGAGTAAATATCTTACTAAGGGATAGTGATCTTGAGATTGATGGCTTTTCGCGATGACCTGAAGAGGAACCTTCTTGTGCTGAAGTAGTACCCTTTTCAGTATCCGTTGGTGGCCGATACCTGAAGCTCAATTTCGGTAGAATGCTTCTTATGGATGATCTTCCTTTTGAAGCTGAAGGCCCTGGAGAAGTATGCATAGGAGCATCGACCGAGCGAGAAGATATGAGAAAGTTCACTCTCTTTGGGGTGGGAGTGGGACTTGGTGTCATTGGCATTTTGATTGCCACATAATCTTGGGAGCATTCTTCTGGAGTTCTTGAGGGAATTTCTAGGAGAAGATTCTGTCGCTTCCTTGGAGGAACATGCATGGTTTCTTCGGTTATCCCCATTGGATCATCAACCTATCAAGATGACATAGGAATTTGATAAAATCGGTCATGTGAACATCGAAGTACAACTGAACAGTCTGAACTACATTGCTGCAAACATGTAAACAGAAATTACAAACTACATTGCTGCACACTAACCCGGAATCACTACATCATCATAACCTCAAGAATCAGTAATTGTTGTGCCCTTCTCTATTATAAGCACAACAACTTGGAAGAAAATCCCACTTTCAAAACAACATTCAATACCATTAAAGATAAAGACACACCATCTCAAAATCAAAGTGCAAAGTAAAATTCTGAGCAATCTAGCAAAAGATTCAAACAGACACAAGCCACGGGGTAAGTTAATTAATGCTTTTAGAGTGAtgaattcttctttaatttagtaattaggAGAAAAATTGAAGGATACTCAAACTGAACTCAGCTTTCATCCACAGCACAAGCATAAGGAAGAACAGCCAAAGCAATTAACAGGAATAAGATTCACACTATCAAAGATACTAAATCTTATAATATCcctcaaataaaattaaatcagaCTAATCCAGCTCCGAGTGCTATAAATAGAAAAACTAAATCTATTAtaacataaaacaaaaaaaaggaaactTTGCAACCATAACTAATTAGTTCTAGTATTGGGATCATGTCTATGATATATCAAACAAAAACACTACACAtgactttgaaaaaaaaaacctcaGTCTGAGGAATCATCAACTAAACTaaacataacataaaaacaaatagAAGGTGAAAGAAAAGCACCAACAGATGACATGGataatcatagaaaaacaagagaaatcagaagaaaaaagaagaaaggagggaaaaaataaaaaaaaatcaacaaagaaGCCAACCATCATGAAAGGCAGAGAATCAGAAGCAGAACCTGTTCTTCTGCAATAGTAATACCTTTTGAGCTGGCAGAGAAACTGTTCTTCTGCAAGAAGCTGCTGCATCAGCATCAGCACCAGCATGTTGTTGTTCATGTCCACCCAAAGTCAGAGACTTTTCCTGAGAACTCATCTTACTGAACCAGAAAAGAATAACCCCAGAACTTGGATTTCCAAAACCGAGCGAAAAAAACAAACTTTTCTTcaacagaagaagaaggaagcaaTCATGTGAATAAAGGAGAGGAAGTAAGTCAATGGGTCAGTGATTAATGATGAAAGATGAAGTGAGAGAGTGTATAGGAAGAGAAATAGGAAGCATTtatgagaaggagaagaagaagaagaagaaggaggaggagggtgAGTGAATGGTGGGGAAGCCTTGTTGGCCTACTCACACTATCTTTCCATTACTCACACTTCCTTCCTTTCTTCGTTCTTCAATTCAATGCGCGCGGACACACTACCTTTTTTTCTCGTTCTAATccgaaattaagaaaaagaaaaaaaagtatctgaaatattaaaaaaaataataaataggtcTTTTGatcttttagtttttaaatatttaagtctctaaaaatttaaaaatatatttaagtttttttattttttcaaaatataggCATATTAATTTCTTAGTTTACTTAGATCTCTCggactcaaataaaaaattaaacatagtTTCAGTTATATTGACCTGGccgatataaaaaaatatacgtgagagaatttttaaaataagacaaATTAGACTAAAAAACGATATGTACAGATTTTGAGAAAGTTAggacttaaatatatttttaaattctcaaaaACTTAAATGTCTACGGACTAAGGGCCTATTTGAGAAGCTTTAAAAGTAACTTTTTTTATAGattttgacttatgaaaagtagtagtattaatatctgatacaattttcaaaattaaattacagttttttaaaaaattatttaggattttatagagaagttaaaaaattacTTCTCTCATcatactattactttttatcacatttcttttaaaataaatatttttagaactaaaaaaacCAAATacgaaataatttatttataagttacttttaacatagtcatttattatttaaactattttttaaaaaaaacttaattaaattgtttatcCAAACTAGACCTAAAAAATCAAAGATCTATTTATCGTTTTGTCAGAAAAAATACCTTTTTAGCAAAAACTCACGtgcatgtgaagttgataatgttagatgatttgacagattttattaaattgataTCTAACagtttttaattatcaactttatATAAAGACAAATACTTCATCCAATTTTTTAGNACATACTCATTATAAATTAtctactaaattaattattgtatatttatatacaaatatatgtataatttattttattttaatatatatttatattaattattaattattaattattaattttatatattttaatgtaaaatttatattaatgacTGATTCCGTATTTTGATGTGTATTTTagacttattttattttgtgtgtATTTTTAACATGGTTGAAATAAATTACGAgtgagttatgtgtttgtgttgGAATTGGATGTAGATTCTCTCTAAGTAGAATTCAAATAAGATTGCAATACTAGTGAAGTAGATTAGATGTGAAGTGTCATTTTCATTAAATGTTGAAAATTAAAGTATGGATTTAATTTCatgaacaaaataaaatggGTACTAGAGATatacattaaataaataaatttgattttgatgtacTGATATTTTACctaattattttgtgtttttttttattattatttcttaacaCTAATTAGCAAACTTCTAAATTATCCACATacaatgaattttttaataaggaaaaaatagaatttactAGTATGTGTGTGTGGAATAAAGATTCAAAAGAGGGAGAAAAAGATAAAGCAATCTTAGTGAAGATAGATAAAGTTaaactttgtattttttttttcttaactatctttctcttttataagattttttttttcaaattacacTACTGTATTTATGCATTAATACTTCAACAAGAAATGATTATGCGTCTTAAATAGTTTTcctaattatctttttaatttctaaataataaaaaattatatctttaacatttttatattttaaaaataaatatatctttaaaatttttcttatttaaaaattataaacataattaaaaataaagtattactCTAATCATTACTCATACTTCAACtatattactatatatatttatttgtacatcaattcaattcttttaaatcttttaattatcCAACCACGTTTAGGCCTAGTTCTTATTATCCCCACCTCCCATTATGGATGAGATTATTAATGCAAATAATGGCAATTATGTCACGCAACTTTTGCCATATTATATTCctgttttttttgtgaaaaaatcAACCTTCTTTTGTATACACACAATTATTGTGACATAGTTTGTTCAGAGTCCAAAtaggtaaaataaaaagaaaaaaattaaagagtaaagtattatttttgtctccaATGTTTGGGATAAATTTTAAAGTTGTCCTTAATATTTAAATCGTTCTATTTAAGTtactaacgtttcaaaattgacttaATGTTGTCCTACTGTTAGAAatctgttaacagaattgacggcaggacaaaattgagacaattttgaaatgttaggaacttaaataggatgaatacgttggggacaaaaacaatacatataaataaattttaattttatctttcaataatatcaaatttttatgatacatggttattcaattattttttaatcacatctaagtaaattatatttaatcacattaattttattctaattaaatttatttttttataattttattcttaaaaatatttactcatcataaaatatttgaagaatgattAGTACATAAACTTGTGagaaaaaaatgatacatatacaataaaataatgtaattctagtcattttataaatattttatgatgagtaaaaatctttaaaagtacaattataaaaaattaattaatttagaatcaaagtaatgtaattaagtgtaatttacttaaatatggttaaaaaataattgaataactatgtaacataaaaaattgatattagtgaaggataaaattaaaatttttttatgtatcgtttttgttccCAACGTTTTAGTCTTATTTAgatccctaacgttttaaaattgtctcaattttgtcccgccgtcaattccGTTAACAGATCCCTAACGACAGgataacattgagtcaattttgaaacggtAGGGagttaaataggacgatttaaatgttagggacaactttaaaatttattccAAACGTTgcggacaaaaatgatactttactcaaagttaaataaaaaaacattattTGGTTGGTATTGTTAgacaaaaaaattcattttaattacATCATCACGAATTTTTCACAGAAGGGAACAGGCAGGAATAGCATAAATTCATCATAATATATGCATGCATGCACATGAAAATATTGAAGAGATTAATTGAATGTAGAATATTATTGTTATTCTCTCTATATGCATGCACATGTACATGAACATTAATTGAATCCGGTAGAAATTAGTtctatttggatttttttttgttattatttgttaGTAGAtgttaataaaatctaaaatattttttgtatcttGTATGATTTTTCACCGTAAAATCTTTTTGTCGCATATTTCATTTAGGTCTAATCTAAAAATTATGTGATGAAAAGTAATATTATTTAGCTTTATCAATTGAAAActtaaattaaacaaagaaattatAATAAGTTGTTATATTATCTAAATTGCAGAGGAAATTATCTTATGgttatttaaaaatcaaaaggCATCAGATCATGTGTGTAATATGGTCAAATTAGGTCAACTTAattttgaccaaaaaaaaaacacactaaaatatTAATATGTAGGAGTGTTTGTAAACAGCCACTGTCAAGAAATGCATAatttatgatatgatatgattaACGTGACCATTGTTTAACTTGttctatttaatatttaaattaatataatattaaaaccgttatatataaattaaatatatgaaatatatattagtccacaagaaatataattttctaaGCTAGCCACCTAAGGTTGGACACTTTTATCGCAAGAATATTATTTGGCCACCTAGATTCGTATTTATGTAAattaaagataaagaaaatatgataaataaataatagtgaATATTACAATTCAATTAATGattaatatgtatttaaatattcaaattataTAGTTAAGAGTTAACTCAAAGAAATAATGAAGTTCAGTTCTGCCAGCTGAATCAACAGTAAAAAACAATACTCCAACCCCACCACACAATTAATTAGTGATATACACATAATTTATACTAATTAATGTTAAACTAATAGGAATCACATACACACGCATATGCatgattattattgaatttaagcATCATTAAGCTAAACAATTAGATATGTCAATAAAGGTGGGTGTACTTTGTACCAATTCCTTATTTTATATTGGAAATTTTGTTACCATATAAACTTCATGTAGATTTAAAGTCAATTCTTCTACGCTGGtaatagtaattaaataaaataatgttcacgattaattaattaattaattggcaCTTATTGGTACCTTACTCAATAGTCCAATATATAAGACTTATGTCATTtggataataatatatattagataCTAATTTCTTAGTGCTACTCAATCATGTTCAATTCATTCTTCAGcaagattaaaaaattaaaaaggagaATATGTTATAACACTAAATGTTAAAAGAgacagaaaaaattaaaatttattttatttagtatttattaaatattattaaaattaataaatattaaataagataaattttatttattttttattaatttttttttgttacaaaatatttttgaggtTATAATATATGGTCAGTGTATGTAGggtaaaattaattaagatcaagatatcattcttctttattgttttctccatgcattattattattattattataaagatAGATGtcctttttaccttttttttttttactttccttgcttccacaaaattttgaattaaagtaTCAAAACCTAGGGGCTCGACAaacataataacaataataagcaTATATATTTACCACTAGATGCTCATATGATTATTTAGAAAAGTTTAATGAATAAACACCACTACTTTTGCTTTTGTCATGAGATGCTTATAAGATTGAGGTTCTGATTTGgtggaaaaaaatgaaataataataactatctAGGGTTCAAATTCAAGAGTATTATACCCTTTGAATTCCCCTTCATAAAAATGAactttcaaatttcaatatatattgaTTACGTGAGAGAGACACACAAGTAGCATTCTTATGTGTCatatatagtt
The genomic region above belongs to Arachis duranensis cultivar V14167 chromosome 3, aradu.V14167.gnm2.J7QH, whole genome shotgun sequence and contains:
- the LOC107476948 gene encoding uncharacterized protein LOC107476948; the protein is MSSQEKSLTLGGHEQQHAGADADAAASCRRTVSLPAQKVDDPMGITEETMHVPPRKRQNLLLEIPSRTPEECSQDYVAIKMPMTPSPTPTPKRVNFLISSRSVDAPMHTSPGPSASKGRSSIRSILPKLSFRYRPPTDTEKGTTSAQEGSSSGHREKPSISRSLSLSKIFTPRIKRTSSLPLGEMGHSNPESAHGGSVGGPLNKGEPQRKIARSLSVPVNNKDKGIRRMDSFYRIVPTTPRVKEGNALSSTSPTKNSEINDADDDDGEDIPEEEAVCRICLVDLCEGGETFKLECSCKGELALAHQECAIKWFSIKGNRTCDVCKEDVQNLPVTLLRIQSVRGRNPGISRTQLEDVNGYRVWQEVPVLVIVSMLAYFCFLEQLLVTKMGTSAIAISLPFSCVLGLLSSMTSSTMVKSRFIWIYASVQFALVVLFAHIFYSVVHVQPVLSILLATFAGFGVVMSGSSILVEFFRWRRRWQQQQQGPQLMTQPRPANTPRPVVPPNQNQTVEQDQENSTQS